The following are encoded together in the Methylorubrum sp. B1-46 genome:
- a CDS encoding methyl-accepting chemotaxis protein, producing the protein MKLPSSLRARIVTVALIPCLAFGAAAGVAVTERVGQGRAMARMEELAGLSVRIGAFVHEAQKERGASSLYLGSKGSQFAPELAAQRTLTDAARAALIADLDAAGAGADADFARKAAALRARLGGIERHRGAVDRLEVGVPANLAVYSGVIAGALGVVRGVAQIAADPAIGTRVSALSAFLSLKEFAGQERAAASAAFAAGAIDLAGLRRLTGLASDQATFEGLFRAAGAAEEIAALDAANASEAAREVARLRTLALDTAPGQTPAFTDAKGWFRLATQRIDELKGIEDRLTAALAREAGAARARAEHTVLLWAGTALATLLLSVGLAFGLGSAIARPLSRMARALTAIGQGETEVEIPVNGPGELRSIAAAALAFRDSVAERARIRAAQERGAEEEAARRQAAMMAVADGFEARVGGIVEAVSAAAQQLEGAAQAMTTAAGETSALSASAAQASAQAARSSDGIAAATEELSASIREISAQVGSSALAASAAEEEAARTAGEVERLAAAASSIGQIVGLISQIAGQTNLLALNATIEAARAGEAGRGFAVVAAEVKGLAAQTARATDEIAGRMAEIEAATGASVTGITGIARTIRDLSRISGDIAAAVEQQGAATAEIARTTVETSGGARRASNDVAGVARTADDASTGSGQVLDAASDLARQATALRREVGGFLAQVRAA; encoded by the coding sequence ATGAAGCTACCCTCGTCCCTGCGCGCCCGTATCGTCACCGTGGCGCTGATCCCCTGCCTCGCCTTCGGTGCCGCGGCGGGGGTGGCGGTGACGGAGCGGGTGGGTCAGGGCCGGGCAATGGCGCGGATGGAGGAGCTGGCCGGCCTCTCGGTCCGGATCGGCGCCTTCGTCCACGAGGCGCAGAAGGAGCGCGGGGCCTCCAGCCTCTATCTCGGTTCGAAGGGGAGCCAGTTCGCCCCGGAACTCGCCGCGCAGCGCACGTTGACGGATGCGGCGCGCGCCGCCCTGATCGCCGATCTCGACGCCGCCGGGGCGGGGGCGGATGCGGATTTCGCGCGCAAGGCGGCGGCCCTGCGCGCTCGGCTCGGCGGGATCGAGCGGCATCGCGGCGCGGTGGACCGGCTGGAGGTCGGCGTGCCGGCCAACCTCGCGGTCTATAGCGGCGTCATCGCCGGGGCCCTCGGGGTCGTGCGCGGGGTGGCGCAGATCGCCGCCGACCCGGCCATCGGCACCCGCGTCTCCGCCCTGTCTGCCTTCCTCTCGCTCAAGGAGTTCGCCGGCCAGGAGCGGGCGGCGGCCTCCGCCGCCTTCGCCGCGGGCGCGATCGATCTCGCGGGCCTGCGCCGACTCACCGGACTGGCCTCGGATCAGGCGACCTTCGAGGGGCTGTTCCGCGCCGCGGGCGCCGCGGAGGAGATCGCCGCGCTCGATGCGGCGAACGCTTCGGAGGCCGCCCGCGAGGTCGCCCGGCTCCGCACCCTCGCCCTCGACACGGCGCCCGGCCAGACACCCGCCTTCACCGACGCCAAGGGCTGGTTCCGGCTCGCCACCCAGCGCATCGACGAGTTGAAGGGGATCGAGGATCGCCTGACCGCCGCCCTGGCGCGGGAGGCGGGGGCGGCGCGGGCGCGGGCCGAGCACACGGTTCTGCTCTGGGCCGGGACGGCGCTCGCCACCCTGCTGCTCTCGGTGGGGCTGGCCTTCGGCCTCGGTTCGGCGATCGCCCGTCCCCTGAGCCGCATGGCGCGGGCGCTCACCGCGATCGGGCAAGGTGAGACCGAGGTGGAGATCCCCGTGAACGGGCCGGGCGAGCTGCGCAGCATCGCCGCCGCGGCCCTCGCCTTCCGCGACAGCGTGGCCGAGCGGGCCCGCATCCGCGCCGCCCAGGAGCGCGGCGCCGAGGAGGAGGCCGCTCGCCGCCAGGCGGCGATGATGGCGGTGGCCGACGGGTTCGAGGCGCGGGTCGGCGGCATCGTCGAGGCGGTCTCGGCGGCCGCACAGCAACTGGAGGGCGCCGCCCAAGCGATGACCACGGCGGCGGGCGAGACCTCTGCGCTCAGCGCGTCCGCCGCGCAGGCCTCGGCCCAGGCGGCGCGCTCCTCCGACGGCATCGCCGCGGCGACCGAGGAACTGTCGGCCTCGATCCGCGAGATCTCGGCCCAGGTCGGCTCCTCGGCGCTGGCGGCGAGTGCCGCCGAGGAGGAGGCGGCCCGCACGGCGGGAGAGGTCGAGCGCCTCGCCGCGGCCGCGAGCAGCATCGGCCAGATCGTCGGGCTGATCTCGCAGATCGCCGGCCAGACCAATTTGCTCGCCCTCAACGCCACCATCGAGGCGGCCCGCGCCGGTGAGGCGGGACGGGGCTTTGCCGTCGTCGCGGCGGAGGTGAAGGGGCTCGCCGCCCAGACGGCGCGGGCTACCGACGAGATCGCCGGGCGAATGGCGGAGATCGAGGCCGCCACCGGCGCCTCGGTCACAGGCATCACCGGCATCGCCCGCACCATCCGCGACCTGTCGCGGATCTCCGGCGACATCGCCGCTGCGGTCGAGCAGCAGGGCGCGGCCACCGCCGAGATCGCCCGCACCACGGTCGAGACCTCGGGAGGTGCGCGCCGCGCCTCGAACGACGTGGCGGGCGTGGCCCGCACCGCCGACGATGCCAGCACCGGTTCGGGCCAGGTGCTCGACGCGGCGAGCGATCTCGCCCGTCAGGCGACGGCCCTGCGCAGGGAGGTCGGCGGCTTCCTCGCCCAGGTCCGGGCGGCCTGA
- a CDS encoding methyl-accepting chemotaxis protein, with protein sequence MNDLSLAEVVGASARALKNEASSNLGAIQSIASRMKLLALNALIEAAHAGEKGAGFSVVAQEVRTVSGEVETLAAALGLGLRTGVDDLTGAVARLAGEARATRCVDLALNAVELIDRNLYERTCDVRWWATDAALVACAQHPAPEAAAYAAERLGVILSAYTVYLDLWLCDLQGRVIASGRPDTYPGVVGAQVEAEAWFRDACALHSGDAFTAVDVRTEPRLRGAQVATYCASVRDGGRPEGAPLGILAIHFDWQPQARAIVQGVRLGAGERERTRVMLLDARNRVIACSRGEGVLSETYRLRTDGRSQGHYRDERDRLVAFHETPGYETYSGLGWRGVIEQQVE encoded by the coding sequence ATGAACGACTTATCCCTTGCCGAGGTGGTTGGTGCGTCTGCGCGCGCCCTGAAGAACGAGGCCTCATCGAATCTCGGTGCCATTCAGTCGATTGCGAGCCGCATGAAGCTGCTGGCCCTGAACGCGCTCATCGAGGCGGCCCATGCCGGCGAGAAGGGCGCGGGCTTCTCGGTCGTCGCGCAGGAAGTCCGAACCGTCTCGGGCGAGGTCGAGACCCTGGCCGCCGCGCTCGGGCTCGGCCTCAGAACCGGCGTGGACGACCTCACCGGGGCCGTCGCGCGGCTGGCAGGCGAGGCCCGCGCCACCCGCTGCGTGGACCTCGCGCTGAACGCCGTCGAGTTGATCGACCGCAATCTCTACGAGCGCACCTGCGACGTGCGCTGGTGGGCGACCGACGCCGCCCTGGTCGCTTGCGCACAGCATCCCGCACCGGAGGCCGCGGCCTACGCGGCCGAGCGGCTCGGCGTGATTCTCTCGGCCTACACGGTCTATCTCGATCTCTGGCTGTGCGATCTCCAGGGCAGGGTGATCGCCAGCGGCCGGCCCGACACCTATCCCGGCGTCGTCGGGGCGCAGGTCGAGGCCGAGGCGTGGTTCCGGGATGCCTGCGCCCTGCACAGCGGCGACGCCTTCACGGCGGTCGACGTGCGGACCGAGCCGCGCCTGCGCGGGGCGCAGGTCGCCACCTACTGCGCCAGCGTGCGGGACGGCGGTCGCCCGGAGGGGGCGCCACTCGGCATTCTCGCCATCCATTTCGACTGGCAGCCGCAGGCCCGCGCCATCGTCCAGGGCGTCCGGTTGGGCGCGGGCGAGCGGGAGCGGACTCGCGTGATGCTGCTCGACGCCCGCAACCGCGTGATCGCCTGCTCCCGGGGCGAGGGGGTGCTGAGCGAGACCTACCGCCTGCGCACGGACGGACGGTCCCAGGGCCATTACCGCGACGAGCGGGACCGCCTCGTCGCCTTCCACGAGACCCCCGGCTACGAGACCTATAGCGGGCTCGGCTGGCGCGGCGTGATCGAACAACAGGTCGAATGA